The proteins below are encoded in one region of Streptomyces marianii:
- a CDS encoding DUF397 domain-containing protein, with product MAIHQGATDTWVKSSYSGGNGACVEVKSPVVQAIAVRDSKAPEGPSITFVPGSWTAFLHGVSKGSL from the coding sequence ATGGCTATTCACCAGGGCGCCACGGACACTTGGGTCAAATCCTCCTACTCCGGCGGAAACGGCGCATGTGTCGAGGTCAAGTCCCCTGTCGTACAGGCGATCGCCGTCCGCGACTCCAAGGCCCCCGAGGGCCCGTCCATCACCTTCGTCCCCGGCTCCTGGACCGCGTTCCTGCACGGTGTGAGCAAGGGCTCCCTCTAG
- a CDS encoding helix-turn-helix domain-containing protein produces the protein MASNVNPTVRRRRLGQELRRLRELKGMTAEEVADRLLVSQSKISRLENGRRSISQRDVRDLCGVYEVEDHRVVDSLMQMAKDSRQQGWWHAFGDIPYSVYIGLETDAASLRVYEPQIVPGLLQTREYAEALITGALPETPSSDVEKRVQVRVRRQERIASDESPLRLWAVVDEAALRRVVGNKEMMREQLEYLVEQSQLPHVTVQVLPFSMGAHPGITGHYAILEFPDASDSSVVYIEGVTSDLYLEKANDVHKYTVMYEHLRAQALNVEQTREFIEDIAKSYAK, from the coding sequence GTGGCGTCCAACGTCAACCCCACCGTCAGGCGCCGCCGTTTGGGCCAGGAGTTGCGCCGGCTCCGCGAGCTCAAGGGCATGACCGCGGAGGAGGTGGCGGATCGCCTGCTCGTCTCCCAGTCGAAGATCAGCCGACTGGAGAACGGCCGGCGCTCGATCAGCCAGCGCGACGTGCGCGACCTCTGTGGAGTGTACGAGGTCGAGGACCACCGCGTGGTCGACTCACTGATGCAGATGGCCAAGGACTCGCGCCAGCAGGGCTGGTGGCACGCCTTCGGCGACATCCCCTACAGCGTCTACATCGGCCTGGAGACGGACGCGGCCAGCCTCCGGGTCTACGAGCCGCAGATCGTGCCGGGTCTGCTCCAGACCCGGGAGTACGCGGAGGCGCTCATCACCGGCGCGCTGCCCGAGACTCCGAGCAGCGATGTGGAGAAGCGCGTCCAGGTCAGGGTCCGCCGCCAGGAGCGGATCGCCTCCGACGAGAGTCCGCTCCGGCTGTGGGCGGTCGTGGACGAGGCCGCGCTGCGCCGGGTCGTGGGCAACAAGGAGATGATGCGCGAGCAGCTGGAGTATCTCGTCGAGCAGTCGCAGCTGCCGCATGTCACCGTTCAGGTGCTGCCGTTCAGCATGGGCGCCCATCCCGGGATCACCGGTCACTACGCCATCCTGGAGTTCCCCGACGCGTCGGACTCCAGCGTCGTATACATCGAAGGCGTCACCAGCGACCTGTACCTGGAGAAGGCGAACGACGTCCACAAATACACCGTGATGTACGAGCATCTGCGGGCGCAGGCGTTGAACGTCGAGCAGACGCGGGAGTTCATCGAGGACATCGCCAAGTCCTACGCCAAGTAG
- a CDS encoding SDR family oxidoreductase, translated as MLLQEKTVIVSGVGAGLGHRVAETVVRDGGNAVLGARTEANLVRTAGEIDPVGAHTAHRPTDITDEAQCEALAALALERFGRIDAVVHVAARDSHFGGVEDADFATWQQIVDVNLLGTLRMTRACLPALKERGGSVVIIGTQSAVAAPSQVRQAAYAASKGALTSAMYSLARELGPHRIRVNTVLPGWMWGPPVQAYVRFTAGTEGISESEVLSRLTERMALPELATDGDVAEAVAFLASDRARSITGQSLLVNAGELMR; from the coding sequence ATGCTGCTGCAGGAGAAGACCGTCATCGTGTCCGGTGTCGGCGCCGGGCTCGGACACCGCGTCGCCGAGACCGTCGTACGGGACGGCGGCAACGCCGTACTCGGCGCCCGTACCGAGGCCAACCTCGTGAGGACCGCCGGCGAGATCGACCCCGTCGGCGCCCACACCGCCCACCGCCCCACCGACATCACCGACGAGGCCCAGTGCGAGGCACTCGCCGCCCTCGCGCTGGAGCGCTTCGGGCGCATCGACGCCGTCGTGCACGTCGCCGCCCGGGACAGCCACTTCGGCGGCGTCGAGGACGCCGACTTCGCGACCTGGCAGCAGATCGTCGACGTCAATCTGCTGGGCACCCTGCGCATGACACGTGCATGCCTCCCCGCCCTCAAGGAGCGCGGCGGATCGGTCGTCATCATCGGCACCCAGTCCGCGGTGGCCGCCCCGTCCCAGGTCCGGCAGGCGGCGTACGCGGCGTCGAAGGGCGCGCTGACCTCCGCCATGTACTCCCTCGCCCGGGAGCTCGGTCCGCACCGGATCCGGGTCAACACGGTGCTCCCCGGCTGGATGTGGGGCCCGCCGGTCCAGGCGTACGTCCGGTTCACCGCCGGCACCGAAGGCATTTCCGAGTCCGAGGTGCTGTCCCGCCTCACGGAACGCATGGCCCTCCCGGAACTCGCCACCGACGGGGACGTCGCGGAGGCCGTCGCCTTCCTCGCCTCGGACCGCGCCCGCTCGATCACGGGCCAGTCCCTCCTGGTCAACGCCGGCGAACTGATGCGGTAG
- a CDS encoding ADP-ribosylglycohydrolase family protein: protein MTTPAAAVWGRAEQQDFRARVRGCLLGGAIGDALGAGVAALSLDEIRATHGPDGVTDLVPAYGRRGAVTAATQLTLFTVDGLIRAQVRRDTGAWHPPTDVHRAHLRWAATQRDWGPDERRKDNGWLAREEWLYTRRDPTPACLTGLADEVLGTVDKPKNPTARDAGALVRSAPFGLLVGWEPQLVCQLAVECAAQTHGHPTAYLSAGAFAVIVHGLARGETVDGCVQRALSLLTPRPGHQPVSDALKQALGAVRQGIPSATRIDALGDPENAEDALAVAVYCTLVSEDVRHGLRLAVNHDGPSHTTGTLCGALLGALHGETALPPAWLSEIEGRSTVLELADDFAMEMTQGPALHGPAVSALGWLQRYPRG, encoded by the coding sequence GTGACCACACCAGCCGCAGCCGTCTGGGGACGTGCCGAGCAGCAGGACTTCCGTGCCCGGGTGCGCGGCTGTCTGCTGGGCGGAGCCATCGGCGACGCACTGGGCGCCGGGGTCGCCGCGCTGTCCCTGGACGAGATACGCGCCACCCACGGCCCGGACGGGGTCACCGATCTCGTTCCCGCCTACGGCCGCCGCGGCGCGGTCACCGCCGCCACGCAGCTGACCCTTTTCACCGTCGACGGCCTCATACGCGCCCAGGTCCGCCGCGACACCGGCGCCTGGCACCCGCCGACCGACGTCCACCGCGCCCATCTGCGCTGGGCGGCCACCCAGCGGGACTGGGGGCCCGACGAGCGTCGTAAGGACAACGGCTGGCTCGCCCGCGAGGAATGGCTCTACACCCGCCGCGACCCGACCCCCGCCTGCCTCACCGGTCTCGCGGACGAGGTGCTCGGCACCGTCGACAAGCCCAAGAACCCCACCGCCCGCGACGCCGGCGCGCTCGTCCGCTCCGCTCCCTTCGGGCTGCTCGTGGGCTGGGAGCCGCAGCTGGTCTGCCAGCTGGCCGTGGAGTGCGCGGCGCAGACCCACGGCCACCCCACCGCGTATCTCTCGGCCGGTGCCTTCGCCGTGATCGTCCACGGGCTGGCCCGCGGCGAGACCGTCGACGGGTGCGTCCAGCGGGCGCTGTCCCTGCTCACGCCCAGGCCGGGGCACCAGCCCGTGAGCGACGCGCTCAAGCAGGCCCTGGGCGCCGTACGCCAGGGCATTCCGAGTGCCACCCGCATCGACGCGCTCGGTGACCCAGAGAACGCCGAGGACGCCCTCGCCGTCGCCGTCTACTGCACTCTCGTCAGCGAGGACGTCCGCCATGGCCTTCGCCTCGCCGTCAACCACGACGGGCCCTCCCACACCACCGGCACTCTCTGCGGCGCGCTTCTCGGCGCGCTGCACGGAGAGACGGCCCTGCCACCCGCCTGGCTGTCGGAGATCGAGGGCCGCTCCACGGTCCTCGAACTCGCCGACGACTTCGCCATGGAGATGACGCAGGGCCCGGCGCTCCACGGCCCCGCCGTTTCCGCCCTCGGCTGGCTCCAGCGCTATCCGCGCGGCTGA